TTCCTAGTGGGTTTTGCCTTAGAAACAGATAATGAGTTTGAGAATGCTTATAAAAAATTAAAGTCCAAAAACCTTGATTTTATTGTCCTTAATTCATTAAACGATTCTGGTGCTGGATTCGGTTGTGATACGAATAAAGTAGCAGTTATTGATAGAGAGAATAAAAGATTATCAATAGATTTGAAGTCAAAAACCGAAGTTGCGAATGAAATAATCGACTTTATTGCCGAGAAATTTGATTGGCTTCGGCGTGGTGGAAAATCTTCCCTTTAAAAAAACACCAAATATGCAATTGAAACGCTTATTGGGTCTCTTCTTTATCATTGTGCCTACTTTCCTGACGGCACAAGAATTAAAGTGTAATGTTCAGATCAACTCTCAAAAAATTCAAGGAACTAATCGAACTGTATATCAAACACTTCAAACGGCTATCTATGAATTTATGAACAATACTTCATGGACTAACCATGTATATAATATCGATGAACGGATAGAATGTAATATAGTTATTAACCTTAATGAGCAAATAGGCTCTGATGAGTACAAAGGAACTATTCAGGTTCAGGCTCGTAGGCCAGTATTCAATACATCTTACAATACAACGATGTTAAACTTCCTCGACAACTATTTCGATTTTAGATATTTGGAATTTAATAAGTTGGAATTTAATGAAAACACCCATTTAAATAATCTTACCTCTGTATTAGCATTCTACGCATATATTATTCTCGGAATCGATTACGATTCTTATTCATACATGGGGGGTACAGAATATTTTCAAAAGGCAGAGAAAATTTTGAATAATGCGCAAAATGCACCTGAAAGTGGTTGGAAGGTCTATGAAGGTAATCGCAAAAATCGATATTGGATGATTGAAAATATTTTAGACGAGAAATATCGTCCAATTCGTGAGGTATATTACCGATATCATCGTTTGGGTTTAGATTTAATGAATGAAAAGTTGATAGAGGGGAGAGTTGAAATTGTTGAATGCACGGCTACTATTCAAAAGGTTTTTCGCGACAAACCCGATCCATACCTATTTTATATGCAACTATTCTTCGATGCCAAGAACGACGAACTAGTAAATCTATTTTCAGAATCATACCCGGCTGAAAAAACTCGTGTTCTAAATATTCTTACCGAAATTGATAACGCAAATGCCTCGAAGTATAAGGCAATTATGGAGCAAAAGAACTAACTTACAACCTCTATAATTTAGATCCTTATGCTTAAGAATCTGCACATTCAAAACTATGCATTAATTGATAGACTCGACATTGAGTTTCAACAGGGATTAAATATTATTACTGGTGAAACCGGTGCGGGTAAATCCATACTTTTAGGAGCACTTTCGCTTTTACTTGGACAACGCGCCGATACATCGGTTTTAAAGGATACTAGCAGTAGTTGTATTGTTGAGGGACATTTTAACTTCACCGGGTATAACCTTAACGACTTTTTTGCTGAAAACGATATTGATTACTATGATAATACAATTATTCGTAGACAGATTAATGAATCTGGAAAGTCAAGAGCCTTTATTAATGAAACCCCAGTTAATCTTAATGTTTTAAAAGATTTAGGATCATTAATCATTGATATCCATTCACAGCACGAGAATCTACTCTTAGGAAATGGGCAATTTCAACTAAATGTGCTCGATTCATTCGCCTCATTGGTCGATGATTTAAATAGATATAAGGATCAATTCAAACTATATCAAAACAATAAAATCGAACTCGAAAAACTTTTATTAGAATCAACAAATACTCGCAAAGATTTAGACTATTTCCAATTTCAGTTAAATGAATTAATTCAAGCAAAATTAAAGGTAGGTGAATTGAACGAGTTGGAGATTTTGCAACAGCAACTAACCCATGCAAATGAAATTAAACTATCGCTCCAATCTGTTGCTGATGCATTGACTAATGATACCATTTCTGTTATCAATATGCTTAAAGAGGCAGAATCAAACTTGAGGAAAATCTCAAATTTCTTTCCCGATGCAATTGAACTGGAGAAAAGGATAGAGGGTTGTAGGGTTGAATTAAAAGATATATCCAATGAAATAGCTGTTAAGAACGATAAGGTGGATGTGGATCCATCTCAACTTGAACTTGTAGCCTCTCGGTTAGACCTCTTGTATGCACTTCTTCAGAAGCATAGGCTTAATTCAATTGACAATCTAATATTGTTAAGAGATGAAATTGATTCTAAGGTCAATTTTATCAGCAATCTCGATTTTAACCTTGAGCAGAAAAAGAAAAAGCTTGCAGATATTGAAAAGCAACTTGATACTTTGTCTCAGACATTAACCAAAAAGAGAAAAGTAGCAATACCCATAATTGAGAAAAACATTATTGATTTATTAGTGCAGCTGGGCATTAAACATGCTGCTTTCAAAGTTGATATTCAAAAAACAGATACATTCCAACTCAATGGAGCTGATAGGATAACGTTTTTATTCTCAGCAAACAAGCAGATTCCTTTACAAGAACTATCTAAAGTTGCTTCTGGTGGAGAACTTTCAAGATTAATGCTTAGTTTGAAATCAATGATGATAAAATCATCAGGGTTACCCACTATTATTTTTGATGAGATTGATACTGGTGTATCTGGTGAAATTGCCGACAAAGTTGGTAATATCATTCACGATATGGCTAACGGTATGCAAGTGATTAATATTACTCATTTACCGCAGATAGCATCTAAAGGGAAAAACCATTTTCTTGTATATAAGGACAATCACTCTGCCAATTCAACAACAAAGATTAAACTACTCGATAGCAAAGAACGTGTGATAGAGATTGCAAAAATGTTAAGTGGCGAAAAACTCACAGAAGCGGCACTAACAAATGCAAAGGAACTGCTATCGATGAATGGTAATTGATTATTTTAGCCTGAGCTCGATATAAGAAATGTAATAATATGTTTATTTGCAGAGACATATAATTATTTTGTGTGATGATGGAAGGTTGGAATGATGGAACAATGGAACTGGAGCGAAGCGGAACTCGACGAAGTCAAAATAAGGGGTTAGATTCTTACTTATTTCTTCCATTTATCCAATATTCCATTTTTCCATTGTTTCAAATAAAATAAATTGATTGATATATGGATTGATACACTGTTTTTTACGTCGAACTCACGTTATATTAAGTTGTCATTTTGTTTCATCTTTACTGTTATTTTAAACAAACTTTCTATTAAGGTGTTATTTGAGGTACTAACTAAATAGCTTAAGCATGTCTAATAATTTACTTAAAGGGAAAAAAGGGCTCATTTTTGGAGCCTTGAATGAAAAATCTATTGCATGGCAGGTTGCTGAACGTGCTTATGAAGAAGGTGCAGTATTTGTGCTTACAAATACCCCTGTTGCAATGCGTTTGGGTAATATTAACGACTTAGCTTTAAAGTGCAATACAGTTGTAATTCCAGCCGATGCAACAAAAGTTGAGGATATTGAACATCTCGTAAAAGAGACAATGAAAATTCTAGGTGGAAAAATTGATTTTGTTCTTCATTCAATAGGTATGTCGCCTAATGTTCGTAAAGGCAAAACTTATGATGATTTAGATTACGAGTATTTACATAAAACATTAGATATCTCTGCGATATCGTTCCATAAATTGCTTCAAGTTTGTTGGAAGCTTGATGTAATTAACCCATGGGGCTCAGTTGTTGCACTTTCATATATTGCGGCGCAACGTACGCTTTATGGCTATAATGACATGGCAGACGCAAAAGCGTTATTAGAGTCTATTGCTCGAAGTTTTGGCTATATCTATGGTCGCGAACGAAGGGTTAGAATCAATACAATTTCACAATCACCAACAGAAACAACTGCTGGAAGTGGAGTTATGGGATTCGATTCACTAGTTGATTTTACTGATCGTATGTCCCCATTGGGAAATGCTGATGCATATGAGTGTGCAAACTTCTGTGTTACCCTTTTTAGCGATTTAACTCGAAAAATTACAATGCAGAATCTATTCCATGATGGAGGTTTTTCGAGTATGGGTATGAGTAATAGGGCAATGGCTGTTTATAATAAAAATTTAGAGGAGTGTAGAGATTGCAAGTAGATAACAAATAAAAACCCCGGCTTTCCGGGGTTTTTATTTGTTATCCTAGATATGTTTTTAGCAGTTTACTCCTTGATGTATGGCGTAACCTCCGAATGGCTTTTTCCTTAATCTGGCGAACCCTTTCACGTGTTAATCCGAATTTTTCACCAATCTCCTCAAGGGTCATTTCCTGACAACCAATGCCAAAGAAAAGTTTAATAATATCGCGTTCACGTTCGGTAAGTGTTGCTAAGGCACGCTCAATCTCCTTGCTTAATGACTCATTAATAAGAAGTTTGTCGGCGTTTGGAGAATCACTATTGATCAGCACATCAAGTAGGCTATTATCTTCGCCATCTACAAATGGTGCATCAACAGATACATGCCGTCCACTAACCCTTAGGGTGTCAGTTATTTTTTCCTTAGGGAGTTCAAGCAAATCAGCTAATTCTTCAGGCGATGGAGTACGTTCAAACTCCTGTTCGAATTTTGAGAAAGCTTTATTTATTTTATTTAAGGAACCAACCTGATTCAAGGGTAAACGAACAATACGAGATTGTTCAGCTAATGCCTGTAATATCGATTGGCGAATCCACCATACAGCATACGAGATAAATTTAAAACCACGAGTTTCATCAAACTTTTCGGCAGCTTTAATGAGACCAAGATTTCCTTCATTAATTAAATCGGGTAGGCTAAGTCCTTGATTTTGATATTGTTTGGCGACGGAAACGACAAAACGCAAATTAGCTCTTGTTAATTTCTCAAGAGCTTCTTGATCCCCTTTTTTAATTCGCTGGGCAAGTTCAACTTCCTCTTCAACTGTTATAAGTTCTTCTTTTCCAATTTCCTGCAAGTACTTATCCAGTGAGGCGCTCTCCCTGTTAGTAATTGATTTTGTTATTTTTAACTGTCTCATTTCGGGTCTGTAAAAATTTTTGCGAAGTTATGCCATTTTAGTATTATAATCAAATCATTACTAATCGAAAAATCAAGGATTTCAAAATAAATTAATCAATTCCAATTGCATAGTATGCAACTACACCATTTGGATAAACCCCTTCAATTAGTACTCCTCCAGATGAAATTCCAATAATACGATTGATATCATCAACTGTTTTTATTGGAGTACGGTTAATTTTGGTAATAATATAACCCTCTCTAATTCCACCCTGCCTTAGCTTTCCATCTCTTAGTCCAGTAATCTGGACACCGTAATTAATACCTAAATCATGTTTAATTCGATCTGATATTTCATTAAAATCGGCACCTAATAAATTTAATGATTCATCGATTTTGTATGTGCCTAATCCGCCCTTCATGTTACGTAATGTTGCCGAGAAATGTTTCTTATTATTGCTGCGATTAACAATAATATCAATTTGTTGATCAGGTCTATACTTACTAATCTGCTCTTGAAGTTGGGAAGGGCTGTTTACCTGTGCCCCATTTATTTCTAGGATAACGTCACCTTTTGATAAACCAGCTTGTTCAGCTGCACTCCCTTTATAAACTCCATCAACTAAAACCCCTTTTATCTCCTTTATCTTGTATTTCTCTGCGGTTTCGGAATCCAATTCTTTTGTTTTTACACCAAGAATGGCTCTTTGAACCTCTCCAAACTCAATTAAATCGGTAACAATTTTTTTAGCAATGGAAGATGGTATTGCAAATGAATAGCCAGAATATGATCCGGTTCTCGAAGCAATAGCTGTATTTATACCAACCAGTTCCCCTTTAAGATTAACTAATGCGCCTCCGCTATTTCCAGGATTAACTGCTGCATCAGTTTGTATAAAGGATTCTATTGCATAACTATCCTGGATAATTTGAATATTACGGGCTTTTGCGCTTATGATACCTGCTGTTACAGTTGAAGTTAAATTAAAAGGATTTCCAATTGCTAAAACCCATTGTCCCACCTTAAGATCATCAGAATTACCAAAAGCAATAAAGGGTAAATCATTAGCATCGATTTTGAGTAATGCAATGTCTGTATTGGGATCGCGACCAACTAGTTTAGCATCATAAGTTCTTTTATCATTAAGGATTACTTTAATTTCCTGAGCATTATCAATAACATGATTGTTTGTTACAATAAAGCCATCCCTTGTGAGGATAACGCCTGAGCCAGAACCTAATATCGGTTCAGGGTTTGGATTGTTTCTGAGACCAAAAAAATAATCGAAAAGTGGGTTTCCCGATGAGTATAAACTATTATCCGAGTACGCTGTCATAACGTGAACTACAGCGTCAACACTTTTCTCGGCAGCAATAGTAAAATCAGTTGTGTTCGAGTCACTTTGTAGTTCTCGTGTGTAGTAAACTTTCTCGGATTTTTGCGGTTGAATTGTTTCCGATCTTACTTTAAAAAAATAATTACTTACTGCAATTGCAATTAAACCACCAACAATTGCAGAAACCATAGGAATAAT
This region of Bacteroidales bacterium genomic DNA includes:
- a CDS encoding sigma-70 family RNA polymerase sigma factor yields the protein MRQLKITKSITNRESASLDKYLQEIGKEELITVEEEVELAQRIKKGDQEALEKLTRANLRFVVSVAKQYQNQGLSLPDLINEGNLGLIKAAEKFDETRGFKFISYAVWWIRQSILQALAEQSRIVRLPLNQVGSLNKINKAFSKFEQEFERTPSPEELADLLELPKEKITDTLRVSGRHVSVDAPFVDGEDNSLLDVLINSDSPNADKLLINESLSKEIERALATLTERERDIIKLFFGIGCQEMTLEEIGEKFGLTRERVRQIKEKAIRRLRHTSRSKLLKTYLG
- a CDS encoding SDR family oxidoreductase, giving the protein MSNNLLKGKKGLIFGALNEKSIAWQVAERAYEEGAVFVLTNTPVAMRLGNINDLALKCNTVVIPADATKVEDIEHLVKETMKILGGKIDFVLHSIGMSPNVRKGKTYDDLDYEYLHKTLDISAISFHKLLQVCWKLDVINPWGSVVALSYIAAQRTLYGYNDMADAKALLESIARSFGYIYGRERRVRINTISQSPTETTAGSGVMGFDSLVDFTDRMSPLGNADAYECANFCVTLFSDLTRKITMQNLFHDGGFSSMGMSNRAMAVYNKNLEECRDCK
- a CDS encoding Do family serine endopeptidase, with the protein product MRTQRIIIPMVSAIVGGLIAIAVSNYFFKVRSETIQPQKSEKVYYTRELQSDSNTTDFTIAAEKSVDAVVHVMTAYSDNSLYSSGNPLFDYFFGLRNNPNPEPILGSGSGVILTRDGFIVTNNHVIDNAQEIKVILNDKRTYDAKLVGRDPNTDIALLKIDANDLPFIAFGNSDDLKVGQWVLAIGNPFNLTSTVTAGIISAKARNIQIIQDSYAIESFIQTDAAVNPGNSGGALVNLKGELVGINTAIASRTGSYSGYSFAIPSSIAKKIVTDLIEFGEVQRAILGVKTKELDSETAEKYKIKEIKGVLVDGVYKGSAAEQAGLSKGDVILEINGAQVNSPSQLQEQISKYRPDQQIDIIVNRSNNKKHFSATLRNMKGGLGTYKIDESLNLLGADFNEISDRIKHDLGINYGVQITGLRDGKLRQGGIREGYIITKINRTPIKTVDDINRIIGISSGGVLIEGVYPNGVVAYYAIGID
- the recN gene encoding DNA repair protein RecN — its product is MLKNLHIQNYALIDRLDIEFQQGLNIITGETGAGKSILLGALSLLLGQRADTSVLKDTSSSCIVEGHFNFTGYNLNDFFAENDIDYYDNTIIRRQINESGKSRAFINETPVNLNVLKDLGSLIIDIHSQHENLLLGNGQFQLNVLDSFASLVDDLNRYKDQFKLYQNNKIELEKLLLESTNTRKDLDYFQFQLNELIQAKLKVGELNELEILQQQLTHANEIKLSLQSVADALTNDTISVINMLKEAESNLRKISNFFPDAIELEKRIEGCRVELKDISNEIAVKNDKVDVDPSQLELVASRLDLLYALLQKHRLNSIDNLILLRDEIDSKVNFISNLDFNLEQKKKKLADIEKQLDTLSQTLTKKRKVAIPIIEKNIIDLLVQLGIKHAAFKVDIQKTDTFQLNGADRITFLFSANKQIPLQELSKVASGGELSRLMLSLKSMMIKSSGLPTIIFDEIDTGVSGEIADKVGNIIHDMANGMQVINITHLPQIASKGKNHFLVYKDNHSANSTTKIKLLDSKERVIEIAKMLSGEKLTEAALTNAKELLSMNGN
- a CDS encoding DUF4835 family protein, with protein sequence MQLKRLLGLFFIIVPTFLTAQELKCNVQINSQKIQGTNRTVYQTLQTAIYEFMNNTSWTNHVYNIDERIECNIVINLNEQIGSDEYKGTIQVQARRPVFNTSYNTTMLNFLDNYFDFRYLEFNKLEFNENTHLNNLTSVLAFYAYIILGIDYDSYSYMGGTEYFQKAEKILNNAQNAPESGWKVYEGNRKNRYWMIENILDEKYRPIREVYYRYHRLGLDLMNEKLIEGRVEIVECTATIQKVFRDKPDPYLFYMQLFFDAKNDELVNLFSESYPAEKTRVLNILTEIDNANASKYKAIMEQKN